One window of the Candidatus Microbacterium colombiense genome contains the following:
- a CDS encoding alpha/beta hydrolase, translated as MTSPLSIAHHPGSGRPVVFLHGLASRGEQDWPEAEWAAVFDDRPRLVVDLPAHGDSPALGVSGTSAVLDALATGIGAEEVDVVAYSLGARLAWDLARRPDVTVRRLVLGGLSAGEPFAAVDLAATRAALAGGPAPSDPLTAMIGHMISLPGNRPDALIDLIEGLAAEPFAPDHDGPRMPVMLLGGADDGMAAGIDALTALLPDARTTRVPGDHLAALHAPEFRDAVRNFLAG; from the coding sequence GTGACATCCCCACTCTCCATCGCACACCACCCGGGCTCCGGGCGACCGGTCGTGTTCCTGCACGGACTCGCCTCGCGCGGGGAACAGGATTGGCCCGAGGCCGAATGGGCCGCCGTGTTCGACGACCGGCCGCGGCTCGTGGTCGATCTTCCCGCGCACGGTGACAGCCCCGCACTCGGAGTGTCGGGGACGTCTGCCGTGCTCGATGCCCTGGCGACCGGTATCGGAGCGGAGGAGGTCGATGTCGTGGCGTACTCGCTCGGTGCACGTCTCGCCTGGGATCTGGCGAGGCGGCCCGACGTCACCGTGCGCCGGCTGGTGCTCGGCGGACTCAGCGCGGGGGAGCCCTTCGCTGCCGTGGATCTCGCCGCTACTCGTGCGGCGCTCGCGGGCGGGCCGGCACCGAGCGATCCACTCACGGCCATGATCGGGCACATGATCTCGCTGCCCGGGAATCGGCCGGATGCGCTGATCGATCTGATCGAGGGGCTCGCGGCAGAGCCGTTCGCGCCGGACCACGACGGCCCGAGGATGCCGGTGATGCTCCTCGGCGGTGCGGATGACGGCATGGCGGCGGGGATCGATGCGCTCACCGCGCTGCTGCCCGACGCGCGAACGACGCGGGTGCCCGGAGACCACCTCGCGGCGCTGCACGCGCCGGAGTTCCGGGACGCCGTGCGGAACTTCCTCGCCGGCTGA